In Brucella melitensis bv. 1 str. 16M, a genomic segment contains:
- a CDS encoding phosphoglycerate kinase yields the protein MMFRTLDDANVQSKRVLVRVDLNVPMANGEVTDLTRIERIVPTIAELSRKGAKVILLAHFGRPKGVASDENSLKHVVKPLSKVLDHSVHFAEDCIGDKAKAAVDALKDGDVLLLENTRFHKGEEKNDPEFVQALAANGDLYVNDAFSAAHRAHASTEGLAHVLPAFAGRAMQAELEALEKGLGNPARPVVAIVGGAKVSTKLDLLSNLIEKVDALVIGGGMANTFLAAKGLDVGKSLCEHELASTAREIMAKAETTKCAIILPVDAIVGWHFAADTPHQTYGVDSVPGDAMILDAGELSTDLIASAIDDAATLVWNGPLGAFELRPFDTATVKVARHVAKRTKEGKLVSVGGGGDTVAALNHAGVADDFTYISTAGGAFLEWMEGKPLPGVDVLKK from the coding sequence ATGATGTTCCGCACCCTTGACGATGCCAATGTCCAATCCAAGCGCGTGCTGGTCCGTGTTGACCTCAACGTGCCGATGGCAAACGGCGAAGTCACCGACCTTACCCGCATCGAACGCATCGTTCCGACCATCGCGGAACTGTCAAGGAAGGGCGCGAAGGTCATCCTGCTCGCCCATTTCGGTCGCCCGAAGGGGGTTGCCTCGGATGAAAATTCGCTGAAGCATGTCGTGAAGCCGCTCTCCAAGGTTCTGGATCACAGTGTTCATTTTGCCGAAGACTGCATCGGCGACAAGGCGAAAGCGGCCGTCGATGCGCTGAAGGACGGCGACGTCCTGCTTCTGGAAAATACCCGTTTCCACAAGGGCGAGGAAAAGAACGATCCTGAATTCGTGCAGGCGCTGGCCGCCAATGGCGATCTCTATGTGAACGATGCCTTTTCCGCCGCTCACCGCGCCCATGCCTCGACTGAAGGTCTGGCCCATGTCCTGCCTGCCTTCGCGGGCCGCGCCATGCAGGCTGAGCTTGAAGCACTTGAAAAGGGCCTCGGCAATCCGGCCCGCCCGGTGGTCGCCATCGTCGGCGGTGCAAAGGTTTCGACCAAGCTCGACCTCCTGTCCAACCTGATCGAAAAGGTCGATGCGCTTGTCATCGGCGGCGGCATGGCCAACACGTTCCTTGCAGCCAAGGGTCTTGATGTCGGCAAATCGCTCTGCGAGCATGAGCTGGCCTCGACCGCACGCGAAATCATGGCCAAGGCCGAAACCACCAAATGCGCCATCATCCTGCCGGTGGACGCGATCGTGGGCTGGCACTTCGCCGCCGATACGCCACACCAGACCTATGGCGTGGATTCGGTTCCGGGCGACGCCATGATCCTTGACGCAGGCGAGCTTTCGACCGACCTCATTGCTTCGGCCATCGATGATGCCGCAACATTGGTCTGGAACGGCCCGCTTGGGGCTTTCGAGTTGCGCCCCTTTGACACAGCAACGGTGAAGGTCGCAAGGCATGTCGCAAAGCGCACAAAGGAAGGCAAGCTTGTTTCGGTCGGCGGCGGCGGCGATACGGTGGCAGCCCTCAACCATGCGGGCGTGGCCGACGACTTCACCTATATCTCAACCGCTGGCGGCGCTTTCCTCGAATGGATGGAAGGCAAACCGCTTCCGGGCGTCGATGTATTGAAGAAGTGA
- the gap gene encoding type I glyceraldehyde-3-phosphate dehydrogenase — translation MAVRVAINGFGRIGRNILRAIVESGRTDIQVVAINDLGPVETNAHLLRYDSVHGRFPKEVEVAGDTIDVGYGPIKVHAVRNPAELPWKEENVDIALECTGIFTSRDKAALHLEAGAKRVIVSAPADGADLTVVYGVNNDKLTKDHLVISNASCTTNCLAPVAQVLNDTIGIEKGFMTTIHSYTGDQPTLDTMHKDLYRARAAALSMIPTSTGAAKAVGLVLPELKGKLYGVAIRVPTPNVSVVDLTFIAKRETTVEEVNNAIREAANGRLKGILGYTDEKLVSHDFNHDSHSSVFHTDQTKVMDGTMVRILSWYDNEWGFSSRMSDTAVALGKLI, via the coding sequence ATGGCAGTTCGCGTCGCAATCAACGGTTTTGGCCGCATTGGCCGTAACATCCTTCGCGCCATCGTGGAATCGGGGCGCACCGACATTCAGGTCGTCGCCATCAACGATCTCGGCCCGGTCGAAACCAACGCACATCTTCTGCGTTATGACAGCGTTCATGGCCGTTTCCCCAAGGAAGTGGAGGTTGCAGGCGATACGATCGATGTTGGCTACGGCCCGATCAAGGTTCATGCCGTCCGCAACCCGGCCGAACTGCCGTGGAAGGAAGAAAACGTCGATATCGCCCTTGAATGCACCGGCATTTTCACCTCGCGCGACAAGGCAGCACTTCATCTTGAAGCTGGCGCCAAGCGCGTCATCGTCTCCGCTCCCGCAGACGGTGCCGATCTCACCGTCGTCTATGGTGTCAACAACGACAAGCTGACGAAGGACCATCTGGTCATCTCCAACGCTTCGTGTACCACCAACTGCCTTGCGCCGGTGGCTCAGGTTCTCAACGATACTATCGGTATCGAAAAGGGCTTTATGACCACGATCCACTCCTATACGGGCGACCAGCCGACGCTGGACACCATGCACAAGGATCTCTACCGCGCCCGCGCCGCTGCCCTTTCCATGATCCCGACCTCGACGGGTGCGGCCAAGGCCGTCGGTCTCGTTCTGCCGGAACTGAAAGGCAAGCTCTACGGCGTTGCCATTCGCGTCCCGACCCCAAATGTCTCGGTCGTTGATCTCACCTTCATCGCCAAGCGTGAAACCACCGTTGAAGAAGTCAACAATGCGATCCGCGAAGCCGCCAATGGCCGCCTCAAGGGCATTCTCGGCTATACCGATGAGAAGCTCGTCTCGCACGACTTCAACCACGATTCCCATTCCTCGGTCTTCCACACCGACCAGACCAAGGTTATGGACGGCACCATGGTGCGTATCCTGTCGTGGTACGACAATGAATGGGGCTTCTCCAGCCGCATGAGCGACACCGCCGTCGCTTTGGGCAAGCTGATCTGA
- the tkt gene encoding transketolase gives MTNTDKQNQMANAIRFLSMDAVEKANSGHPGLPMGAADIATTLYTRFLSHDPKNPHWPDRDRFVLSAGHGSMLLYSLLYLSGYEDITIDEIKKFRQLGSRTAGHPEYGHAAGIETTTGPLGQGIANAVGMAISERILNAQFGDSLVNHYTYALVGDGCLMEGISQEAIALAGHLKLNKLIVLWDDNNISIDGPITLSDNTDQPARFAASGWNTMAVDGHDQDAIAKAIELARVSDRPTLIACKTTIGFGAPNKAGTNKVHGSPLGAEEIAATRKALGWSSEPFVVPAEVLDAWRVAGLNAAKKRLEWEKRLSAVEAETRAEFERRMRGELPSGFDAAIVEYKKKLSADKPKVATRKSSEMALEVINGVVPETVGGSADLTGSNNTKTSQTKAVTPENYDGRYIHYGIRELGMAAAMNGITLHGGLIPYSGTFLCFSDYARPAMRLSSLMGIRVVYVMTHDSIGLGEDGPTHQPVEHLAALRAIPNHNVFRPADAVETAECWQLALHSRKTPSTLALTRQNLPTVRTEHREENLCAFGAYELAAASSDAKVTIFATGSEVEIALKARDLLEGKGIATRVVSVPCFELFEQQSDTYKEATIGDAPVKLAIEAAISLGWERFIGENGIFIGMKGFGASGEINDLYKHFGITAEHAVEAAEKKLNAA, from the coding sequence ATGACCAATACCGACAAACAAAACCAGATGGCTAATGCAATCCGCTTCCTCTCCATGGATGCGGTGGAGAAGGCCAATTCGGGCCACCCCGGCCTGCCGATGGGCGCAGCCGATATAGCGACGACGCTTTATACCCGTTTCCTCTCGCACGACCCGAAAAACCCGCACTGGCCGGACCGCGACCGTTTCGTGCTTTCCGCCGGCCACGGCTCGATGCTGCTCTATTCGCTGCTCTATCTTTCGGGCTACGAAGACATCACCATCGATGAAATCAAGAAATTCCGCCAGCTTGGCAGCCGCACCGCGGGCCACCCTGAATATGGCCATGCCGCTGGCATCGAAACGACGACCGGCCCGCTCGGACAGGGTATTGCCAATGCCGTCGGCATGGCGATTTCCGAACGCATCCTGAATGCCCAGTTCGGTGACAGCCTCGTCAATCATTATACCTATGCGCTCGTCGGCGACGGCTGCCTCATGGAAGGCATCAGCCAGGAAGCCATCGCGCTTGCGGGACACCTGAAGCTCAACAAGCTGATCGTGCTCTGGGATGACAACAACATCTCGATCGACGGCCCGATCACGCTTTCCGACAATACCGATCAGCCAGCCCGTTTCGCCGCTTCCGGCTGGAACACCATGGCTGTCGACGGTCACGACCAGGATGCGATTGCCAAGGCCATCGAACTGGCCCGGGTCTCCGACCGCCCGACGCTGATCGCCTGCAAGACGACCATCGGTTTCGGTGCTCCGAACAAGGCTGGCACCAACAAGGTGCACGGCTCACCGCTTGGCGCGGAAGAAATCGCCGCCACGCGCAAGGCGCTGGGCTGGTCTTCCGAACCTTTCGTCGTTCCGGCTGAAGTTCTGGACGCCTGGCGCGTCGCGGGCCTCAACGCCGCCAAGAAGCGCCTGGAATGGGAAAAGCGCCTTTCTGCCGTAGAAGCGGAAACCCGCGCCGAATTCGAGCGCCGCATGCGTGGCGAGCTGCCTTCCGGTTTCGATGCTGCAATCGTCGAATACAAGAAGAAGCTTTCCGCCGACAAGCCGAAGGTTGCCACCCGCAAGTCGTCCGAAATGGCGCTGGAAGTCATCAACGGTGTCGTGCCGGAAACCGTAGGCGGCTCTGCCGACCTTACCGGCTCCAACAACACCAAGACCAGCCAGACCAAGGCTGTCACGCCGGAAAACTATGATGGCCGTTATATCCATTACGGCATCCGCGAGCTTGGCATGGCTGCAGCGATGAACGGCATCACGCTGCATGGCGGCCTGATCCCCTATTCCGGCACCTTCCTGTGCTTCTCCGATTATGCGCGTCCGGCCATGCGTCTTTCCTCGCTGATGGGCATTCGCGTCGTCTATGTGATGACGCATGATTCCATCGGTCTTGGCGAAGACGGCCCGACCCATCAGCCGGTCGAACATCTCGCCGCACTGCGCGCCATTCCGAACCACAATGTCTTCCGTCCGGCAGACGCTGTGGAAACGGCGGAATGCTGGCAGCTTGCGCTGCATTCAAGGAAGACGCCATCCACGCTGGCTTTGACCCGCCAGAACCTGCCGACGGTCCGCACCGAGCATCGCGAAGAAAACCTTTGCGCTTTCGGCGCCTACGAACTTGCCGCCGCCAGCAGCGACGCCAAGGTGACGATCTTCGCAACGGGCTCGGAAGTGGAAATTGCGCTGAAGGCCCGCGATCTTCTGGAAGGTAAGGGCATTGCCACCCGCGTCGTTTCGGTGCCGTGCTTTGAGCTTTTCGAGCAGCAGAGCGACACCTACAAGGAAGCGACCATTGGCGATGCGCCAGTCAAGCTTGCCATTGAAGCGGCCATCTCGCTCGGCTGGGAACGCTTCATCGGCGAAAACGGCATCTTCATCGGCATGAAGGGCTTCGGCGCTTCGGGTGAGATCAATGATCTCTACAAGCATTTCGGCATTACGGCGGAACATGCCGTCGAAGCTGCGGAAAAGAAGCTCAACGCTGCATGA
- a CDS encoding DUF4164 domain-containing protein, which translates to MAPDTILRQALERLEKALNTLEEAVDLRLDKEGDFAEAEEEVQRMNADRSRLAQELDQSEARAERLEAANREVSRRLVTAMETIRAVLDR; encoded by the coding sequence ATGGCACCCGATACGATCCTCAGGCAAGCCTTGGAACGGCTGGAAAAGGCACTCAATACGCTTGAAGAAGCGGTCGATCTGCGGCTGGACAAGGAAGGCGATTTCGCCGAGGCCGAGGAGGAGGTGCAGCGTATGAATGCGGATCGCAGCCGTCTCGCACAGGAACTCGATCAGTCGGAAGCGCGCGCCGAGCGGCTGGAAGCTGCAAACCGTGAAGTTTCGCGCCGTCTCGTGACCGCCATGGAGACAATCCGCGCCGTTCTGGATCGATAG
- a CDS encoding cell division protein ZapA, with protein sequence MATVTVTIDGKAYRMACDEGQEEHLTGLADRFDQYVAHLKNSFGEIGDLRLTVMAGIMVMDELAEMQKRITGLENEAETLRRSRDEALSRADSNDAALTGMLSDVASRIEQVASRIAPRNG encoded by the coding sequence ATGGCAACCGTAACAGTTACCATCGATGGCAAAGCTTACCGCATGGCTTGCGACGAAGGACAGGAAGAGCACCTTACCGGGCTTGCCGACCGCTTCGATCAATATGTGGCCCATCTGAAGAATTCCTTTGGCGAGATCGGCGATCTGCGTCTCACCGTCATGGCCGGGATCATGGTGATGGACGAACTGGCGGAAATGCAAAAGCGGATCACGGGGCTTGAAAATGAGGCGGAAACCCTGCGCCGGTCCCGCGATGAGGCATTGAGCCGCGCCGACAGCAACGATGCCGCTCTCACGGGCATGTTGTCGGATGTCGCTTCGCGCATCGAACAGGTGGCATCGCGCATAGCGCCGCGTAACGGCTGA
- a CDS encoding 5-formyltetrahydrofolate cyclo-ligase — translation METAGQGRSDEKQALRRVVLARREALDPRYQYDAALAAAKKGEAAIAVPAGVMIAGYWPIRSEIDPRPLLSAFRAKGARLCLPVVLDAETIAFREFLPDAELVPTGFGTMGPDEHAPLVDPAIMLMPLAGFDRLGHRLGYGAGHYDRALARFAERGLQPLLIGMAFDCQEVDYVPNEPHDIALHQILTESGLRSRAMD, via the coding sequence ATGGAGACAGCGGGTCAGGGTCGCAGCGATGAAAAACAGGCATTGAGGCGTGTGGTTCTGGCCCGGCGGGAGGCGCTTGATCCGCGTTATCAATATGACGCAGCCCTTGCCGCCGCGAAAAAAGGCGAGGCGGCGATTGCCGTTCCAGCGGGTGTGATGATCGCGGGGTATTGGCCGATCCGTTCTGAAATCGATCCGCGTCCGCTGCTTTCCGCTTTCCGCGCCAAAGGCGCGCGGCTCTGTCTTCCGGTTGTCCTTGATGCGGAAACCATCGCCTTTCGTGAATTTCTGCCCGATGCCGAACTGGTCCCGACCGGCTTCGGCACGATGGGGCCGGATGAGCATGCCCCGCTTGTCGATCCGGCCATCATGCTGATGCCGCTTGCCGGTTTCGACCGGCTCGGGCACCGCCTTGGCTATGGGGCCGGGCATTACGACCGCGCATTGGCGCGCTTTGCGGAGCGTGGATTGCAGCCGCTTCTGATCGGCATGGCCTTCGACTGCCAGGAAGTGGATTATGTTCCAAATGAGCCGCATGACATCGCGCTTCACCAGATCCTGACCGAGAGCGGCCTGCGCTCGCGCGCAATGGACTGA
- a CDS encoding TIGR00282 family metallophosphoesterase, with protein MRLLFLGDMVGRSGRTVVYEKLPGLISDLKLDFVIVNGENAAGGFGITEEIFNDTIRAGADVVTTGNHVWDQREALDFSKREDRFLRPANFPKGTAGKGEGLYIARNGARVLVSNVMGRVFMHPDLDDPFIAAERILGACPLGEQADVVFFDFHAEATSEKQCFGHFVDGRASAVVGTHTHVPTADYQILRNGTAFMSDAGMCGDYDSSLGMDKEEPLNRFLSKVPKGRFEAASGPATLCGVGIEISDRTGLAVRVAPLRIGPHLEETIPAFWR; from the coding sequence ATGAGATTGCTTTTTCTTGGTGATATGGTGGGCCGGTCGGGGCGCACGGTGGTTTACGAAAAGCTGCCGGGGCTGATTTCCGATCTGAAGCTGGATTTCGTGATCGTCAACGGCGAGAACGCTGCTGGTGGCTTCGGTATTACCGAGGAAATTTTCAACGATACGATCCGCGCTGGCGCGGATGTCGTGACGACCGGCAATCATGTATGGGACCAGCGCGAGGCGCTGGATTTCTCCAAGCGCGAGGATCGTTTCCTGCGTCCGGCCAATTTCCCCAAGGGAACGGCGGGCAAGGGTGAGGGGCTTTATATCGCCCGCAACGGTGCGCGTGTTCTGGTGTCGAACGTTATGGGCCGCGTCTTCATGCATCCCGATCTCGACGACCCGTTCATAGCGGCGGAAAGAATCCTCGGTGCCTGCCCGCTGGGCGAGCAGGCCGATGTGGTGTTCTTCGATTTTCATGCAGAAGCCACGAGCGAAAAGCAGTGCTTTGGCCATTTTGTCGATGGACGCGCCAGCGCCGTGGTCGGCACCCATACCCATGTGCCCACCGCCGACTACCAGATATTGCGCAATGGCACGGCCTTTATGTCCGATGCAGGCATGTGCGGCGATTACGATTCATCGCTCGGCATGGACAAGGAAGAACCGCTCAATCGCTTTCTGTCCAAAGTGCCGAAGGGGCGTTTTGAGGCTGCAAGCGGCCCGGCCACGCTTTGCGGCGTGGGCATTGAGATTTCCGATCGTACCGGACTGGCCGTGAGGGTTGCGCCCTTGCGCATCGGTCCGCATCTGGAAGAAACCATCCCCGCATTCTGGCGATAA
- a CDS encoding TerC family protein codes for MDFIAEYLGFLSSPAGWAALVTLVTMEIVLGIDNLIFISILTNKLPAAQQSRARRIGIGAALVLRLALLFTISIIVQLTEPVFTAFGHGFSWRDIILVAGGLFLVWKATKEIHHTVDPDDSKGNIGGKVAELTIGAAIVQILVLDLVFSVDSIITAVGMTDEIAIMIIAVLAAVTVMLLAADPLSRFIAANPTIVMLALGFLLMIGMTLIADGFGYHVPKGYIYAAMGFSALVEALNMLARRTRKAR; via the coding sequence ATGGATTTTATTGCCGAATATTTGGGGTTTCTTTCAAGCCCGGCCGGCTGGGCTGCACTGGTAACACTGGTGACGATGGAAATCGTCCTCGGCATCGACAATCTGATCTTTATTTCCATTCTGACCAATAAACTGCCTGCCGCCCAGCAATCGCGCGCGCGGCGCATCGGCATTGGCGCGGCACTGGTTCTGCGCCTGGCGCTTCTGTTCACCATCTCCATCATCGTGCAATTGACCGAGCCGGTCTTTACGGCCTTCGGGCACGGTTTTTCGTGGCGCGACATTATTCTGGTTGCCGGTGGCCTCTTCCTTGTCTGGAAGGCGACCAAGGAAATCCATCACACGGTTGACCCGGATGACAGCAAGGGAAATATCGGCGGCAAGGTGGCTGAACTGACCATTGGTGCTGCCATCGTGCAGATTCTGGTGCTGGACCTTGTGTTCTCGGTTGATTCGATCATCACCGCTGTCGGGATGACAGATGAAATCGCCATCATGATTATAGCGGTGCTTGCTGCGGTGACGGTGATGCTGCTGGCCGCCGATCCCTTGTCGCGCTTCATCGCGGCCAACCCCACCATCGTCATGCTGGCCCTGGGTTTTCTCTTGATGATCGGCATGACGCTGATTGCCGACGGCTTCGGCTATCATGTGCCGAAGGGCTATATCTATGCCGCGATGGGTTTCTCGGCACTGGTGGAAGCGCTGAATATGCTGGCCCGGCGAACGCGAAAGGCACGCTGA
- a CDS encoding DUF1284 domain-containing protein, with translation MTVRLRGHHLLCMLTYIGKGYSPAFVENYDAIAGRLSEGEDILLVDGPDDICTPLLCGGDCHCHDESVTLRDRHAIEAVSHLLQISLRAGKPFHLGTERLTHLREAFTAGSIRKACERCEWSTLCTRIAATDAYAGVKITMG, from the coding sequence ATGACGGTACGCCTGCGCGGCCATCATCTTCTCTGTATGCTGACCTATATCGGCAAAGGCTATAGCCCGGCTTTCGTGGAAAACTACGATGCGATTGCCGGGCGACTGTCGGAAGGGGAAGATATCCTGCTCGTCGATGGCCCTGACGATATTTGCACGCCCCTGCTCTGCGGGGGCGATTGCCATTGTCATGACGAAAGCGTCACACTGCGGGACAGGCACGCGATTGAGGCCGTCTCTCATCTCCTCCAGATTTCCCTGCGCGCAGGCAAGCCTTTTCATCTGGGCACGGAACGCCTGACGCATTTGCGGGAAGCCTTCACCGCCGGCTCCATCCGCAAGGCCTGCGAGCGTTGCGAATGGTCCACGCTTTGCACCCGGATAGCCGCAACAGATGCCTATGCTGGCGTGAAGATCACGATGGGCTGA